A single window of Gossypium hirsutum isolate 1008001.06 chromosome A10, Gossypium_hirsutum_v2.1, whole genome shotgun sequence DNA harbors:
- the LOC107925095 gene encoding probable terpene synthase 6, with protein MAVQVQGSVSSPMDRPLANYPPDIWGDRFLTLSFDISELESCSRQVEVLKETVKDMLMASTTDPIRNIFLIYSLCRLGVSYHFETEVEQQLAHRFDTLSKLIHNNDYDLHTIAVMFQVFKSHGYNMPSHAFNKFKYENGKFNVNDTKGMISLYEAAQFRINGEHNLDEAFSFTTSHLKSMASRSSPHYAQYIENALYRPYHRGVPRLEARQYICFYEKDEVSNDTLLKFAKYDFNRIQMILQQEVSNLRSWWKEGNLESKLPYVRHRIVEFFFYAAGFNFEPRYACARNIQTKLTFIIGIIDDTYDAYGTYEELQHFTEAMRRFDVGVMDKLPTDNFKLVYETILKFHDEAEEKVRKEGRSYGVFYTKNEFKKLAEAYFVEASWAHRSYVSTFDEYMETALKSSAAIVSVCQAFIGMEEADETAYQWLINTDNKVHKALNIIARLYDDLATNEDEEKRGLVCGTSCYMKQYGVTRKEAVEAYSEMIEVAWKDMNEACLKPMPVSNKIALRALSFARSMDVFYKEGDGFGSPEKSMKDLIAKLLIQPIPL; from the exons ATGGCAGTCCAAGTCCAAGGCAGTGTTTCCTCACCTATGGATCGTCCATTGGCCAACTATCCTCCAGACATATGGGGTGATCGTTTCCTCACTCTTTCCTTTGATATCtcg GAACTTGAGTCATGCTCAAGACAAGTTGAAGTGTTGAAAGAAACGGTGAAGGATATGTTGATGGCTTCTACAACTGATCCAATACggaatatttttttgatttattccCTATGCCGTTTAGGAGTATCCTACCACTTTGAGACCGAAGTAGAGCAGCAATTAGCTCACCGTTTTGATACACTAAGCAAACTCATTCATAACAATGATTATGATTTGCACACAATTGCGGTCAtgtttcaagttttcaaatctcATGGTTATAACATGCCTTCCC ATGCTTTTAACAAGTTCAAATATGAGAACGGCAAGTTTAACGTTAATGATACGAAAGGGATGATAAGTTTATACGAAGCTGCTCAATTCAGAATAAATGGTGAACATAATCTTGATGAAGCCTTTTCTTTCACAACATCACACTTGAAGTCAATGGCGAGCCGATCAAGTCCACACTATGCCCAATATATTGAAAATGCCCTCTACCGTCCCTACCATAGAGGGGTTCCAAGACTAGAAGCAAggcaatatatatgtttttacGAAAAGGATGAAGTAAGCAATGATACACTGCTTAAGTTCGCTAAGTATGATTTCAATAGGATCCAAATGATTCTTCAACAGGAAGTAAGCAACCTTCGCAG TTGGTGGAAAGAAGGAAATCTAGAATCAAAGCTTCCATACGTAAGACATAGGATCGTGGAGTTTTTCTTCTACGCGGCCGGATTTAATTTTGAACCACGTTACGCATGTGCTCGCAACATACAAACTAAACTGACATTTATTATTGGAATCATCGATGATACCTACGACGCTTATGGTACTTACGAAGAACTCCAGCATTTCACTGAAGCAATGCGAAG ATTTGATGTCGGTGTTATGGATAAACTTCCAACAGATAACTTTAAACTTGTTTATGAGACTATTTTAAAGTTTCACGATGAAGCCGAAGAGAAGGTGAGAAAGGAAGGGAGATCCTATGGAGTTTTCTACACTAAAAATGAG TTCAAGAAATTAGCAGAAGCCTATTTTGTTGAGGCGAGTTGGGCGCATAGAAGTTATGTGTCAACatttgatgagtatatggaaacTGCATTGAAGTCGAGTGCTGCCATTGTTTCAGTCTGTCAAGCTTTCATAGGAATGGAAGAAGCAGATGAAACTGCATATCAATGGCTGATCAATACTGATAACAAAGTTCATAAAGCCCTCAACATAATTGCTCGTCTCTACGATGATTTAGCGACTAatgag GATGAAGAAAAGAGAGGACTGGTTTGTGGAACCAGTTGTTACATGAAACAATATGGTGTTACAAGAAAGGAAGCGGTCGAAGCTTACAGTGAAATGATTGAGGTTGCTTGGAAAGACATGAACGAAGCTTGTCTGAAACCAATGCCCGTCTCAAACAAAATCGCGCTACGAGCTCTTAGTTTTGCACGTTCAATGGACGTTTTTTACAAGGAAGGCGATGGATTTGGAAGCCCCGAAAAATCCATGAAAGATCTCATCGCCAAATTGCTCATTCAACCCATTCCCCTCTAA
- the LOC107924911 gene encoding subtilisin-like protease SBT2.2 — translation MGNLYWVYLVLPFCFGLVLNTLSQENSDSDVYIVTLKQAPLSHSYQGFNNDSTSVRLNKLYKPRNDSRSHQRSSSYISRVHDSLLKKALKGEKYRKLYSYRYLINGFSVLITPQQADMLSRRQEVANVVLDFPVRTATTYTPQFLGLPKGVWPRVGGYETAGEGIVIGFIDTGIDPTHSSFADDVSDHTYPVPDHFSGICEVTRDFPSGSCNRKLVGARHFAASAITRGVFNSSQDYASPLDGDGHGTHTASVAAGNHGIPVMVAGHYFGNASGMAPRSHIAVYKALYKSFGGFAADVVAAIDQAAQDGVDIISLSITPNRRPPGIATFFNPIDMALLSAVKSGIFVVQAAGNTGPSPKSMSSFSPWIFTVGAASHDRVYSNSIVLGNNLTIPGVGLAPGTCSNEMYTLISAVHALSNETTLANDMYVGECQDPGNFDRELIQGNLLICSYSIRFVLGLSTVKQALQTAKNLSAAGVVFCMDPFVIGFQLNPTPLNMPGIIIPSTNDSKILLQYYNSSLERDGFTKKIVRFGAVASISGGLEANYSVSAPKVMYYSARGPDPEDGFLDNADIMKPNLVAPGNSIWAAWSTLGMESVEFQGESFAMMSGTSMAAPHIAGLAALIKQKFPHFSPAAIASALSTTASLYDKNGSPIMAQRAYMNPDLNQSPATPFDMGNGFVNASSALDPGLIFESTYEDYMSFLCGINGSIPIVFNYTGQNCQLYNSTVTAADLNLPSITIARLNRYQTVGRSLINIAGNETYRVDWTAPFGVSMNVTPSHFFIAMGEKQVLNITFNAMTNDSTASFGRIGLVGNGGHNLDIPLSVIVKLY, via the exons ATGGGGAACCTTTATTGGGTTTACTTAGTGCTGCCATTTTGTTTTGGGTTGGTTTTAAACACTTTGAGTCAAGAGAACTCAGATTCAGATGTATACATTGTCACTCTTAAGCAAGCTCCTTTATCTCATAGCTATCAAGGGTTCAACAATGACTCTACTTCAGTGAGATTAAACAAGCTTTACAAGCCAAG GAACGATTCAAGATCACATCAAAGGTCTAGTTCTTATATATCTCGAGTTCATGATTCTTTGTTAAAGAAAGCTTTGAAGGGGGAGAAATATAGGAAGTTATATAGTTACCGTTACTTGATTAATGGCTTTTCAGTGCTTATTACTCCTCAACAG gCGGACATGCTTTCGAGGAGACAAGAAGTTGCTAATGTTGTGTTGGATTTTCCTGTTAGAACTGCAACCACATATACTCCGCAGTTCTTAGGTCTACCAAAGGGTGTATGGCCCCGGGTTGGCGGATATGAAACGGCCGGAGAGGGTATTGTAATCGGGTTTATTGATACCGGTATAGATCCAACTCATTCTAGCTTTGCCGATGATGTATCAGACCATACGTACCCTGTTCCAGACCATTTTTCCGGCATTTGTGAGGTTACTCGAGACTTTCCTTCCGGATCATGCAATAGGAAGCTTGTCGGAGCACGCCATTTTGCAGCATCTGCTATAACCAGGGGAGTATTCAATTCATCTCAGGACTATGCTTCACCGTTAGACGGTGATGGCCATGGCAC GCACACGGCTTCGGTTGCAGCAGGAAACCATGGGATTCCAGTGATGGTGGCTGGACACTACTTCGGAAATGCTAGTGGGATGGCTCCTCGTTCACA TATTGCTGTTTACAAAGCTTTATATAAGAGTTTCGGTGGATTTGCTGCAGATGTAGTTGCTGCTATAGACCAG GCAGCTCAAGACGGGGTCGATATAATAAGCTTATCGATAACTCCCAATAGACGTCCACCCGGTATCGCAACCTTTTTCAATCCCATTGACATGGCATTGCTATCAGCTGTGAAGTCTGGTATTTTTGTTGTCCAAGCTGCCGGAAATACCGGACCGTCACCTAAGAGTATGTCTTCTTTCAGTCCATGGATCTTCACTGTTGGTGCTGCCTCTCATGACAGAGTATATTCTAACTCTATCGTCCTTGGAAACAATTTAACTATCCCTGGAGTTGGACTTGCCC CGGGTACATGTTCAAATGAAATGTACACATTGATTTCTGCAGTTCATGCTCTAAGCAATGAAACAACACTTGCCAATGATATGTATGTCGGTGAATGCCAAGACCCCGGTAATTTTGATCGGGAACTTATCCAAGGAAACTTGTTAATCTGTAGCTATTCAATCCGGTTCGTGCTCGGACTCTCTACGGTCAAGCAGGCCTTACAAACTGCAAAAAACCTCAGTGCAGCTGGTGTTGTGTTCTGTATGGATCCTTTCGTAATTGGTTTTCAGCTTAATCCAACACCATTGAACATGCCTGGCATCATAATTCCTTCTACAAACGATTCCAAG ATTTTACTCCAATATTACAATTCTTCTTTGGAGAGAGATGGTTTCACAAAGAAAATTGTTAGATTCGGGGCAGTCGCGAGCATTTCAGGTGGACTGGAAGCAAACTATAGTGTCTCGGCTCCGAAGGTCATGTATTATTCTGCCCGAGGACCAGATCCTGAGGACGGTTTTCTAGACAACGCGGACATAATGAAACCGAACTTGGTTGCTCCTGGGAATTCAATATGGGCTGCTTGGAGTACTCTCGGAATGGAATCAGTTGAATTCCAAG GTGAAAGCTTTGCGATGATGTCCGGGACGAGCATGGCGGCTCCTCATATTGCGGGGCTAGCTGCATTGATAAAACAAAAGTTTCCTCATTTCAGTCCAGCAGCCATTGCTTCAGCACTTTCTACAACGGCTTCACTTTACGACAAAAATGGCAGTCCGATAATGGCTCAACGCGCTTATATGAACCCTGATCTAAACCAATCTCCAGCTACACCATTTGATATGGGGAACGGCTTCGTAAATGCATCATCGGCTCTCGATCCGGGTCTAATCTTTGAATCAA CCTATGAAGATTATATGTCCTTTCTTTGTGGCATCAACGGTTCAATCCCCATTGTTTTTAACTACACCGGTCAAAACTGTCAGCTCTATAACTCGACAGTCACCGCTGCTGACTTAAACTTGCCATCGATCACCATTGCTAGACTGAACCGATATCAAACCGTTGGAAGATCATTGATAAACATTGCGGGCAATGAAACGTACAGGGTTGATTGGACTGCTCCTTTCGGGGTTTCAATGAACGTCACTCCATCTCATTTCTTCATTGCCATGGGGGAGAAGCAAGTCTTAAATATAACCTTTAATGCGATGACAAATGATTCCACCGCCAGTTTTGGGAGGATCGGACTTGTCGGAAACGGTGGCCATAACCTTGATATACCATTATCAGTCATTGTAAAGCTTTACTAG
- the LOC107925135 gene encoding beta-amyrin 28-monooxygenase, with the protein MEMELSPPVSFTAPIILLTLAIVFVVTFALRPKPKSSLAKELPPGSLGWPIVGETLEFLFGNPENFVFNRMRKYAPRIFKTRILGEETVVICGPEGHKFLFSNEQKLFTAFRLHSTQKLFRSYQSSSAASVQSSFDADSKKILRSPGFLKPEALMRYLGKMDAITQQQMEKYWEKKDQVKAFPLAKTLTLTLACRFFLGIDEPERISRLVKRFDDITLGMHSIPLDFPGTAFYKANKAAAAIRRELKEVIKEKKAAMVTGVVMQDILCHMIVATDKTGKYMAEAEIADKIMGLLVAGYSTVATAMTFFMKYVGERPHIYAKILAEQLQVEGDKKAGEMLEWDDIQKMKYSWNVMYEVMRLTPPLQGTFRVALTDFTYAGYTVPKGWKIYWTVSTANKNPEYFSEPEKFDPSRYDEGNKLPPFTYVPFGGGLRMCPGKEYARLAILTFVHNVVKRFQWELVNPKEKIVGDMMPTPDNGLPIRLTPRH; encoded by the exons ATGGAGATGGAGCTTTCTCCACCTGTTTCATTCACTGCTCCTATTATTCTTCTCACACTTGCTATTGTTTTCGTTGTCACCTTTGCACTAAGACCCAAACCCAAATCGAGTCTCGCCAAAGAGCTTCCACCAGGGAGCTTAGGGTGGCCAATCGTCGGCGAAACTCTCGAGTTCCTGTTTGGGAACCCGGAAAATTTCGTGTTTAATCGGATGAGAAAATATGCTCCTCGTATTTTCAAAACAAGGATTCTCGGCGAAGAAACCGTCGTCATATGTGGTCCGGAAGGACACAAATTTTTGTTCTCAAACGAACAAAAGCTCTTCACCGCTTTCCGACTTCATTCCACCCAGAAACTATTCCGATCTTACCAGTCCTCCTCCGCCGCGTCCGTACAAAGCTCCTTCGACGCAGACTCGAAAAAAATCTTGCGTTCGCCGGGATTCTTGAAACCCGAAGCATTAATGAGGTATTTAGGCAAAATGGACGCCATAACACAGCAACAAATGGAGAAATACTGGGAAAAAAAAGACCAAGTGAAGGCGTTTCCACTCGCAAAGACCTTAACTTTGACTCTCGCATGTCGTTTCTTTTTAGGAATCGATGAACCAGAGCGTATCTCTAGGCTTGTTAAAAGATTCGACGATATAACTTTGGGGATGCATTCGATTCCTTTGGATTTTCCGGGGACGGCTTTTTACAAAGCTAATAAGGCTGCGGCAGCGATACGGAGGGAGCTTAAGGAGGTTATAAAAGAGAAGAAAGCTGCTATGGTGACGGGAGTTGTCATGCAAGATATACTTTGTCATATGATTGTGGCCACCGATAAGACCGGGAAATACATGGCGGAAGCTGAGATTGCCGATAAGATTATGGGATTGTTGGTCGCCGGATACAGCACCGTTGCTACTGCTATGACCTTCTTCATGAAATACGTTGGCGAGAGACCTCACATCTATGCCAAAATTCTAGCag AACAATTGCAAGTAGAAGGTGATAAAAAGGCAGGGGAGATGTTGGAATGGGATGACATACAAAAAATGAAATACTCATGGAATGTGATGTATGAAGTGATGAGACTTACACCTCCACTCCAAGGCACTTTCAGAGTGGCCCTCACTGATTTTACTTATGCTGGTTACACTGTTCCAAAGGGTTGGAAG ATATATTGGACGGTAAGCACAGCAAACAAGAACCCAGAATATTTTTCGGAACCCGAGAAATTCGATCCATCGAGATACGATGAAGGGAACAAACTGCCGCCGTTTACATACGTTCCGTTCGGCGGTGGGCTTCGAATGTGCCCCGGAAAAGAGTATGCAAGATTGGCTATCCTCACTTTCGTGCATAACGTTGTGAAAAGGTTTCAATGGGAATTGGTGAATCCAAAGGAAAAGATTGTTGGTGATATGATGCCAACACCCGATAATGGTCTTCCTATTCGTCTGACTCCTCGCCATTAA
- the LOC107925138 gene encoding small nuclear ribonucleoprotein-associated protein B gives MSMSKSSKMLQFINYRMRVTIQDGRQLVGKFMAFDRHMNLVLGDCEEFRKLPPAKGKKNPSTNQEREDRRTLGLVLLRGEEVISMTVEGPPPPEESRSKSAAANAVPGPGIGRAAGRGIPTGPLVQAQPGLAGPVRGVGGPAPGMMQPQISRPPVPQLSAPPMTYPAASGAPPVIRPPGQMPPGGYPGQPQAPQMQRGPPPQVPPPAFGVRPPQQFPVPPPQYGQRPMVPPPGSMMRGPPGPPPPRPGMPAPPPPRPGMPPPPGAVPVFGPPRPGMPPPPNPPNQQQ, from the coding sequence ATGTCGATGTCCAAGAGTTCCAAAATGCTTCAATTCATCAACTACCGTATGCGGGTCACTATCCAAGACGGCCGTCAGTTGGTAGGTAAGTTTATGGCTTTCGATCGTCACATGAATCTCGTCCTCGGTGACTGCGAGGAGTTCCGTAAGTTGCCGCCGGCTAAAGGGAAGAAAAACCCCAGTACCAATCAGGAGCGTGAAGATCGTAGAACGCTTGGTCTTGTTCTTCTTCGTGGTGAAGAGGTTATTTCTATGACTGTTGAGGGTCCTCCTCCTCCTGAAGAGTCGCGTTCAAAGTCTGCCGCTGCTAATGCTGTTCCTGGACCGGGTATTGGTCGTGCTGCTGGTCGTGGGATTCCGACTGGTCCTCTTGTTCAAGCTCAGCCTGGTCTTGCTGGGCCTGTTCGTGGTGTTGGTGGACCGGCTCCTGGGATGATGCAGCCCCAGATTTCACGGCCGCCGGTTCCGCAACTGTCAGCTCCGCCTATGACTTACCCTGCTGCTAGTGGAGCACCTCCTGTTATCCGTCCACCTGGACAAATGCCACCTGGTGGTTACCCTGGTCAACCACAGGCTCCTCAGATGCAACGTGGTCCTCCTCCACAGGTACCACCACCTGCTTTTGGAGTAAGGCCACCTCAACAATTCCCTGTCCCACCACCACAATATGGTCAGAGGCCAATGGTTCCACCTCCGGGATCAATGATGAGAGGACCTCCTGGTCCACCACCACCACGCCCTGGAATGCCTGCTCCACCACCCCCACGCCCTGGAATGCCGCCTCCCCCTGGTGCTGTTCCTGTTTTCGGACCACCACGTCCTGGGATGCCACCTCCTCCAAACCCTCCAAACCAGCAGCAGTAG
- the LOC107925137 gene encoding probable UDP-arabinose 4-epimerase 3, which translates to MLNFARGRSQARSNRSMPIAVMEYPDPKRKSNIFGKLLMAAALTALCIIMLKHSPSFSTPTHFSRHEKGVTHVLVTGGAGYIGSHAALRLLKESYRVTIVDNLSRGNIGAIKVLQELFPEPGRLQFIYADLGDPDAVDKIFSENAFDAVIHFAAVAYVGESTTDPLKYYHNITSNTLMVLKSMAVHGVGTLIYSSTCATYGEPEKMPITEETPQVPINPYGKAKKMAEDMILDFSKNLDMAIMILRYFNVIGSDPEGRLGEAPRPELREQGRISGACFDAARGIIPGIKVKGTDYKTHDGTCIRDYIDVTDLVDAHLKALQHAKAHNVGIYNVGTGKGRSVKEFVEACKKATGVDIKVEYLPRRPGDYAEVFSDPTKIRRELNWTARFTDLQESLGIAWRWQKAHRNGYSSL; encoded by the exons ATGCTAAATTTTGCAAGAGGAAGAAGCCAAGCAAGGTCCAATCGATCAATGCCCATTGCAG TGATGGAATACCCTGATCCTAAAAGGAAGAGCAATATTTTTGGGAAATTACTTATGGCTGCAGCACTTACAGCTTTGTGCATTATAATGCTCAAGCATTCTCCATCCTTCAGTACTCCAACTCAT TTCTCCCGACATGAAAAAGGGGTAACTCACGTGCTTGTAACTGGAGGTGCTGGATATATCGGGTCGCATGCTGCTTTACGTCTTCTTAAGGAGTCATACCGTGTAACGATTGTG GACAATCTTTCTCGTGGAAACATAGGTGCCATTAAGGTTCTACAAGAGTTATTTCCAGAACCTGGAAGGCTTCAATTCATTTACGCCGATCTAGGGGATCCAGATGCT GTAGACAAAATATTTTCGGAGAATGCATTTGATGCTGTTATACACTTTGCTGCAGTTGCATATGTTGGGGAGAGCACAACTGATCCTTTAAA GTATTATCACAACATTACTTCAAACACCTTGATGGTCTTAAAATCGATGGCCGTCCACGGTGTTGGGACTTTGATATATTCTAGTACATGTGCCACGTATGGTGAGCCTGAAAAGATGCCGATCACTGAAGAAACCCCGCAG GTTCCAATCAATCCATACGGAAAAGCTAAGAAGATGGCTGAAGATATGATTCTGGATTTCTCTAAGAATTTGGACATGGCGATTATGATTCTAAG ATACTTCAATGTGATCGGATCAGATCCCGAAGGAAGATTAGGCGAGGCTCCAAGACCCGAGTTACGTGAACAAGGACGGATTTCGGGTGCTTGTTTCGATGCAGCTCGTGGGATCATCCCCGGTATAAAGGTGAAAGGAACAGACTATAAAACACATGACGGAACATGCATACGCGACTACATCGACGTTACCGACCTCGTTGATGCTCACCTTAAAGCTCTTCAACACGCAAAGGCCCATAACGTTGGAATCTACAATGTTGGTACCGGAAAAGGAAGATCAGTGAAGGAGTTCGTAGAGGCATGTAAGAAAGCCACGGGGGTGGATATAAAAGTCGAGTATCTTCCTCGCCGTCCCGGGGATTACGCAGAAGTTTTCAGCGATCCTACTAAGATCAGACGCGAACTGAACTGGACAGCTCGGTTTACCGATCTGCAGGAAAGCTTAGGGATTGCGTGGAGATGGCAAAAGGCACATCGTAACGGATACAGTTCGTTGTAG